The Metabacillus sediminilitoris genome window below encodes:
- a CDS encoding GNAT family N-acetyltransferase — MDIRKPNDSELNKVLAFSPQAVYDGTLGEVKPTNEKIEQLVEPLLKKGSYYLIATEDDKLMGWILLGESKDQFTDKMNGFIYELFVIEEFRGKGISKQLMRTAIDHLRQVGYSEVRLSAYAQNQAIKMYEKMGFSIKTVTMSLPL, encoded by the coding sequence ATGGATATTAGAAAACCTAATGATTCGGAACTTAATAAGGTTTTGGCATTTTCACCACAAGCCGTATATGATGGCACATTGGGTGAAGTAAAACCTACTAATGAAAAAATCGAACAACTTGTTGAACCACTACTAAAAAAGGGAAGCTATTACTTAATAGCAACAGAAGACGATAAATTAATGGGATGGATTCTTTTAGGAGAAAGTAAAGACCAGTTTACTGATAAGATGAATGGATTTATTTATGAACTATTTGTTATAGAAGAATTTAGAGGAAAAGGAATCTCTAAACAGTTAATGAGAACTGCTATTGACCATCTAAGACAAGTTGGATATTCTGAAGTCCGTTTAAGTGCTTATGCACAGAACCAAGCTATTAAAATGTATGAAAAAATGGGGTTTAGCATAAAAACAGTTACTATGAGTTTGCCATTATAA